The nucleotide window TTTATACTGCTTTTAGCTTTTACTTCACGTATTTGATCTTCCATTAGGTCGTCATAAGTTGGTTCAGAAGCAGCACGGATAACTCCAAGAGCAACAGGAGCAGAAAGTTTTGCAAGCATCAAATGTATTCCTGGGTCGCTTGCATGCATATCATGAACAAGAATATCATCTTCAGTTATTCCATTTTCTCCTATTGTTACAACTTCTAGAGATCTGCCATTTAAGCGGATTCCTTTGTTTTTATCTTTACCAAACAGCATTTTTTCTCCATGCACAAGGTGAAGTTGCATATCATCTCTTGTTTCTTTTGATGTAAGCGCTGCATGAGCACCATCATTAAATATAACGCAATTTTGCAATATTTCAACAATAGATGTTCCATCATGCTTTGCAGCTTCAAACATTATATTTGTCATCATTGTAGGATTAGTATCCACCGCTCTAGCAAAGAATGTTCCTTGAGCTCCAATCACTAATTCTCCAACAGAGAAAGGATGTTCAATTGTTCCATAAGGCGATGTTTTTGTTTGCGCTCCCAATGGACTTGTTGGCGAATATTGACCTTTAGTTAAACCATAAATACGGTTGTTAAACAACATTACGTTCACATCAATATTACGGCGAATAAGATGTATAAAGTGATTTCCGCCAATAGCCAAAGAGTCGCCATCGCCAGTAGGAATCCAAACGCTTAGTCCTGGATTTGCAATTTTCACACCTGATGCAATGGCATGAGCTCTACCGTGAATACTGTGAAAGCCATAAGTATCCACATAATAAGGAAATCTTGAAGAGCAGCCAATTCCAGATACTATAACATAGTTTTCTTTTTTATAGCCAATTTCTGGAAACACTTTTGAAACGGCATTTAATATACTGTGGTCTCCACATCCGGGACACCATTTCACCATTTGATCGCTAAGAAAATCAGCTTTTGTTAAAGGAACTGGTGATTTTTCTATAGTATTTCTTATATCTCCCTTCATAACTTATACATTTAATATTTTTTTAAAATTTTCTATTAATTCTGCTTCTGTAAATGGACGACCCTGAACTTTATTGTATTGTAAATACTCTATTTCTGGGAAATTCATCCTTAAATAAGCAGCAAACTGACCTGAGTTCAACTCACAAACTAAAATTTTCTTAAAAGAAGATAATAGCTCTTTAGTGTTTTTAGGCAGTGGATTTATATAGCGAAAATGAGCATGAGCAATGTTCATTCCAAGTTCATTTGCATCACAAACAGCACCTTCTACTTGTCCTTTTGTACCGCCCCAGCTAACTACCAATAAATCTGCATTTTTCTGTCCGCTAAATTCTTGCAATGGCAAATAATCTGCAACTCTTTTAACT belongs to Bacteroidales bacterium and includes:
- a CDS encoding 2-oxoacid:ferredoxin oxidoreductase subunit beta gives rise to the protein MKGDIRNTIEKSPVPLTKADFLSDQMVKWCPGCGDHSILNAVSKVFPEIGYKKENYVIVSGIGCSSRFPYYVDTYGFHSIHGRAHAIASGVKIANPGLSVWIPTGDGDSLAIGGNHFIHLIRRNIDVNVMLFNNRIYGLTKGQYSPTSPLGAQTKTSPYGTIEHPFSVGELVIGAQGTFFARAVDTNPTMMTNIMFEAAKHDGTSIVEILQNCVIFNDGAHAALTSKETRDDMQLHLVHGEKMLFGKDKNKGIRLNGRSLEVVTIGENGITEDDILVHDMHASDPGIHLMLAKLSAPVALGVIRAASEPTYDDLMEDQIREVKAKSSIKCMDDLFNSGDTWEIK